A genomic stretch from Petrimonas mucosa includes:
- a CDS encoding ATP-dependent Clp protease ATP-binding subunit translates to MDNNFSQRVRDIMAYSREEAERLQNNYIGPEHLMLAILRDGEGMAIQVLQDFDVDITSLKNYIDERFRQIQEPFDGTRELVINKSTEKALKMSILEARLTKSSETDSEHILLALLKEKNTPIYEILQQFHLDYSSAFLYVKSILDARAENSTDLPHMGPNFTDDDEDEQPGKSAFNPGGQSQAKNPASDTPVLDNFGTDITRAAMENRLDPVVGREKEIERLAQILSRRKKNNPVLIGDPGVGKSAIVDGLALRIVQKKVSRAMFDKRVIALDMASIVAGTKYRGQFEERIKAILNELSKNPNIILFIDEIHTIVGAGGAAGSLDAANMLKPALARGEIQCIGATTLDEYRKNIEKDGALERRFQKVIVDPTTPEETLQILKNIKERYEEHHNVRYTDEALEACVKLTERYVSDRTFPDKAIDALDESGARVHISNISIPKVIEELEEELKVVEQMKNDAVKAQKYELAASYRDKQRQLLLALEAEEQRWQKEIKEKPEIVDEEKIAEVVAMISGVPVQRIAQAEGQRLLEMRNELKAQVIGQDEAVDKIVKAIQRNRVGLKDPNKPIGTFMFLGPTGVGKTHLAKKLAELLFDSHENLIRIDMSEYMEKFNVSRLVGAPPGYVGYEEGGQLTEKVRRRPYSVVLLDEIEKAHPDVFNILLQILDEGHVTDSLGRKIDFKNTILIMTSNIGTRQLKDFGRGIGFSTNNDVTDAEYSRSVIQKALNKAFAPEFLNRVDDIVMFDQLGKDSIFKIIDLELNGLFKRIGELGYKVELTSEAKEFLAEKGYDVQFGARPLKRAIQKYVEDEMAEMMLRTGIKEGATVVVDFNKEQQKIEIRIADPVAN, encoded by the coding sequence ATGGACAACAATTTTTCCCAACGAGTCAGGGACATCATGGCATACAGCCGTGAAGAGGCCGAACGGCTTCAGAACAACTATATCGGTCCGGAACATCTGATGCTTGCCATTCTCCGCGATGGAGAGGGGATGGCCATCCAGGTGCTTCAGGATTTTGACGTAGATATAACGAGCTTGAAAAATTATATTGATGAACGTTTCCGCCAGATTCAGGAACCCTTCGACGGAACCCGGGAGCTTGTCATCAACAAAAGCACTGAGAAAGCACTAAAAATGAGCATCCTGGAAGCAAGGCTCACCAAAAGCAGCGAGACCGACTCGGAGCATATCCTGCTGGCATTGCTGAAGGAGAAAAACACCCCGATCTATGAAATCCTGCAACAGTTTCATCTGGATTACTCCAGTGCTTTCCTTTATGTAAAAAGCATTCTCGACGCACGTGCCGAAAACAGCACCGACCTGCCCCATATGGGTCCCAACTTCACCGACGATGATGAGGATGAACAGCCCGGAAAATCGGCTTTCAACCCCGGAGGCCAGTCGCAGGCGAAAAATCCGGCATCTGACACGCCGGTGCTCGACAATTTCGGGACGGATATTACCCGTGCCGCAATGGAGAACCGCCTCGACCCGGTAGTAGGGAGGGAGAAGGAGATTGAACGGCTTGCCCAGATACTGAGTCGTAGAAAGAAAAACAATCCGGTCCTTATCGGTGATCCCGGTGTGGGGAAATCTGCTATTGTGGATGGATTGGCACTTCGCATCGTGCAGAAAAAAGTATCCCGGGCCATGTTCGATAAGCGTGTGATCGCTCTTGACATGGCCTCCATAGTGGCCGGAACCAAGTATCGTGGCCAGTTCGAGGAGAGGATCAAGGCAATCCTGAATGAACTTTCGAAAAACCCGAACATCATCCTCTTTATCGATGAGATCCATACCATCGTCGGTGCAGGAGGTGCAGCTGGATCGCTCGACGCGGCAAACATGCTGAAGCCGGCGTTGGCAAGAGGAGAAATCCAGTGTATCGGGGCAACCACGCTCGATGAATACCGCAAGAACATTGAAAAGGATGGTGCACTGGAACGTCGTTTCCAGAAAGTGATCGTTGATCCGACCACCCCCGAGGAGACCCTGCAGATCTTGAAGAATATCAAGGAACGGTACGAAGAGCACCACAACGTGCGTTATACCGACGAGGCATTGGAGGCATGCGTAAAGCTGACCGAAAGGTACGTATCGGATCGCACCTTCCCTGACAAGGCCATCGATGCCCTGGATGAATCTGGTGCACGTGTCCACATTTCCAACATCTCCATCCCCAAGGTTATTGAAGAGCTTGAGGAGGAGCTGAAGGTGGTGGAACAGATGAAGAATGACGCGGTAAAAGCCCAGAAATATGAATTGGCAGCCAGCTATCGTGACAAGCAGCGTCAGCTTTTGCTGGCATTGGAGGCCGAAGAACAACGCTGGCAGAAAGAGATCAAGGAAAAACCGGAGATCGTAGATGAGGAGAAGATAGCCGAAGTGGTTGCCATGATTTCCGGTGTTCCTGTGCAACGGATTGCCCAGGCTGAGGGGCAACGTCTCCTGGAGATGAGAAACGAGTTGAAGGCTCAAGTCATCGGCCAGGATGAAGCGGTGGACAAGATCGTAAAGGCTATTCAGCGTAACCGTGTGGGATTGAAGGATCCCAACAAGCCAATCGGCACATTTATGTTTCTCGGGCCCACCGGCGTAGGAAAGACGCACCTGGCCAAGAAATTGGCGGAGCTACTGTTCGACTCGCACGAGAATCTCATCCGTATCGACATGAGCGAATACATGGAGAAGTTCAACGTTTCCCGTCTGGTAGGAGCGCCTCCCGGATATGTGGGTTACGAAGAGGGGGGACAGTTGACCGAAAAGGTACGTCGCCGCCCCTACTCCGTTGTACTGCTCGACGAGATCGAGAAGGCACATCCCGACGTCTTCAATATCCTGCTTCAGATTCTGGACGAAGGACATGTTACCGACAGTCTGGGACGCAAAATCGATTTCAAGAATACCATCCTGATCATGACATCCAACATCGGGACACGGCAGCTAAAAGATTTCGGCCGCGGAATCGGCTTCAGTACCAATAACGATGTTACCGATGCAGAATATTCGAGAAGTGTTATACAAAAAGCTCTCAACAAGGCATTTGCTCCTGAATTTCTAAACCGTGTGGATGATATCGTGATGTTTGACCAATTGGGCAAGGATTCGATTTTCAAGATTATCGACCTCGAACTCAATGGATTGTTCAAGCGAATCGGCGAACTGGGTTACAAAGTAGAACTTACTTCCGAAGCCAAGGAGTTCCTTGCAGAGAAGGGATACGACGTGCAATTCGGAGCCCGGCCGCTCAAACGTGCCATCCAGAAGTACGTGGAAGACGAAATGGCAGAAATGATGCTTCGGACTGGGATCAAGGAGGGTGCAACCGTAGTGGTCGATTTCAACAAGGAACAACAGAAAATCGAGATAAGAATTGCAGACCCTGTTGCGAATTGA
- a CDS encoding DsbA family oxidoreductase: MKVEVWTDIMCPYCYIGKIHYEKAMQQFAHADEVELVIKSFQLNPDLPGNGGGYPVVDYLVKRAGFPESSIKQMFAGIEQLALNAGVKFNLTNAVAANTLDAHRLVKFAAKKELASDLLMLISKAYFEDALDYSDRSLLKQIGMEAGLDPDGIDQLFAGDDLVAEVKEDIREAQLLGIDTVPTFLFDRKQAIIGSEPVEVFLDTLNQAYADWKKADPSPDSPRVRRGKSCNADGVCEI; the protein is encoded by the coding sequence ATGAAAGTAGAGGTCTGGACAGATATCATGTGCCCCTATTGCTACATCGGGAAGATTCACTACGAAAAAGCCATGCAGCAATTTGCACACGCCGATGAAGTTGAACTGGTCATCAAATCATTTCAGCTAAATCCCGATTTACCCGGCAACGGAGGGGGTTATCCCGTAGTAGACTATCTGGTGAAAAGAGCCGGTTTTCCGGAAAGCAGCATCAAACAGATGTTTGCCGGCATCGAACAACTGGCGTTAAATGCCGGAGTAAAATTCAACTTGACAAACGCCGTCGCTGCAAATACGCTCGATGCCCATCGGCTGGTCAAGTTCGCAGCAAAAAAAGAGCTGGCCTCTGATCTGCTTATGCTTATATCGAAAGCATATTTCGAGGATGCTCTGGACTACAGCGACAGGTCGCTGTTGAAACAGATCGGGATGGAAGCTGGACTTGATCCCGACGGAATTGATCAGCTCTTCGCCGGCGACGATCTTGTTGCCGAAGTGAAAGAGGATATCAGAGAGGCACAGCTGTTAGGTATCGACACGGTCCCCACATTCCTGTTCGACCGTAAACAGGCCATTATCGGATCGGAGCCGGTGGAGGTGTTCTTGGATACACTCAACCAGGCATATGCAGATTGGAAAAAAGCAGATCCTTCGCCCGATTCCCCCAGGGTAAGGAGAGGAAAGTCATGTAATGCTGACGGGGTGTGTGAGATTTAA
- a CDS encoding GNAT family N-acetyltransferase: MEFLRIDQSDKKRWNRVWELYESSFPIAERRKMKDHLRACSDAHFHPVSAWEGGELIGLLFYWEWDQYRYLEYLAINPELRGHGFGSQLLRYLRDSEHTIILEIDPLVNELSVRRLQFYERAGFTLTPYRFVHLPYRLEGQPIELLILSYPKMITKEQHNDFLEFLETRVIIYCEGYPFNRQE; encoded by the coding sequence ATGGAATTCTTACGTATTGATCAATCGGACAAAAAGAGGTGGAACAGGGTATGGGAATTGTATGAGTCGAGTTTCCCCATCGCCGAGAGACGGAAAATGAAAGATCATCTCCGCGCCTGTTCCGACGCCCATTTCCATCCGGTCTCGGCATGGGAGGGCGGTGAACTGATCGGATTGTTATTCTACTGGGAGTGGGACCAATACAGGTACCTCGAGTACCTGGCCATCAACCCCGAATTGCGCGGGCACGGCTTTGGATCACAGCTGCTACGTTATCTGCGCGATTCTGAACATACCATTATCCTGGAGATAGATCCGCTGGTCAACGAATTATCCGTCAGGCGGCTTCAGTTTTACGAGCGGGCCGGCTTTACCCTTACACCTTACCGGTTTGTACACCTGCCTTATCGGCTGGAAGGTCAGCCCATTGAACTGCTCATCCTCAGTTACCCGAAGATGATTACCAAAGAGCAGCACAACGATTTTCTGGAATTTCTGGAGACCCGCGTGATCATCTATTGTGAAGGTTATCCATTCAACAGACAGGAGTAA
- a CDS encoding DUF4230 domain-containing protein: MGRLRTNFATYLFLATTIVLALMLGINSMKITRMKRYDTTTVLSKIIHIQELATVKYSYSGVIGFKDNFKILNIGVPLTDKYFLLKYNGYLKAGVDFSRVKVNINGDKVHVSMPPAQIFDVVIDENSVTVYGESENAFNPIKISDYNKALIDEKATMRQDAIRQGILKDADNQAGIAIKSLLQEMGFKHIDITSELTIPELH, from the coding sequence ATGGGACGCTTGAGGACAAACTTTGCAACCTATCTCTTTCTGGCTACAACCATCGTTTTGGCACTCATGCTTGGGATAAACAGCATGAAGATAACCCGGATGAAGAGGTACGATACAACCACCGTCCTGAGCAAGATTATACATATCCAGGAACTTGCAACAGTGAAGTACAGCTATTCGGGTGTTATCGGGTTCAAGGATAACTTCAAGATCCTTAATATTGGTGTTCCGCTAACCGACAAGTACTTCCTGTTGAAATACAACGGTTACCTGAAAGCTGGAGTTGATTTCAGCCGGGTGAAAGTCAATATCAACGGCGATAAGGTCCACGTTTCAATGCCTCCTGCGCAAATTTTCGATGTGGTTATCGATGAAAACAGTGTAACTGTGTACGGCGAAAGTGAAAATGCGTTCAATCCCATAAAAATTTCAGATTACAACAAGGCATTGATTGACGAGAAGGCGACAATGAGGCAGGATGCTATCCGACAGGGTATACTGAAAGATGCCGACAACCAGGCAGGGATTGCGATAAAATCTCTTCTACAGGAGATGGGATTCAAACATATCGACATCACGTCGGAGCTTACCATCCCGGAACTTCATTAA
- a CDS encoding PLP-dependent transferase: MNNFEDFLLNVPYPRPDIYGSLSMPVYSTASYEFASASEMEAAFCGKTTDHTYSRISNPTVHYFEERVRQITGAFNVTALNSGMAAVSNLFMTIAYSGANIVTSPHLFGNTYSFFATTLKAFGVEVRFCDLTNENEIRERIDENSCAIFFEVVTNPQLEVADISMLSAVAKEKNVPLIADTTVIPFSVFNAGKFGVDIEVVSSTKYISGGATSIGGLIIDYATFDWRNNKVLNPLANEQGVHAFNTRLRREIHRNFGAYMDPRTAQMQTIGLETLQLRYERQSRTALELATCLEQTEGIESVNYTGLPGNPFYEVSRRQFGDAPGAMLTFDLSSKDACFHLLDKLKVIRRATNLFDNKSLAIHPATTIYGSFSPDQREVMGISDKTIRLSVGLESVELLLEDIRQALM; encoded by the coding sequence ATGAACAATTTCGAAGATTTTCTGCTAAATGTCCCCTATCCCCGTCCGGACATATACGGTTCGCTTTCCATGCCGGTGTACAGTACAGCCTCTTATGAATTTGCTAGCGCTTCGGAGATGGAGGCTGCCTTCTGCGGAAAGACAACAGACCATACCTATTCACGCATATCAAATCCCACTGTTCACTACTTCGAGGAGAGGGTGAGGCAGATAACCGGAGCCTTTAACGTCACGGCCCTGAACTCGGGAATGGCAGCTGTGAGCAATCTCTTTATGACTATTGCGTACAGCGGGGCCAATATTGTTACTTCACCCCACCTCTTTGGCAATACCTACTCTTTTTTTGCAACTACATTAAAGGCGTTCGGGGTGGAGGTGCGCTTTTGCGACCTGACAAACGAGAACGAGATCCGCGAACGGATTGATGAAAATAGCTGCGCCATTTTTTTTGAAGTTGTTACCAATCCCCAGCTGGAGGTGGCTGACATCTCCATGTTAAGCGCAGTGGCAAAAGAGAAAAATGTTCCGTTGATTGCCGATACAACCGTGATCCCTTTTTCGGTCTTCAATGCGGGGAAATTTGGAGTCGACATCGAGGTGGTCTCCAGCACCAAATATATTTCTGGAGGGGCGACCAGTATCGGGGGGCTTATTATTGACTATGCAACATTCGACTGGAGAAACAACAAGGTTTTGAATCCACTTGCCAATGAACAGGGAGTCCATGCATTTAACACCAGGCTGCGCAGGGAGATTCACCGGAATTTTGGTGCATATATGGATCCGAGAACTGCCCAAATGCAGACGATCGGCCTTGAAACCCTCCAGCTACGGTATGAGAGACAGAGCCGTACCGCCCTTGAACTGGCAACCTGCCTTGAGCAGACCGAAGGCATCGAGTCGGTCAACTATACCGGATTGCCTGGCAATCCGTTTTACGAGGTGAGTCGCCGCCAGTTCGGCGATGCTCCCGGAGCGATGTTGACTTTCGATCTCTCCTCGAAGGATGCCTGCTTTCACTTGCTTGACAAGCTGAAGGTGATACGTCGGGCAACCAATCTGTTTGATAACAAGAGTCTTGCGATTCATCCGGCTACGACAATCTACGGTAGTTTCTCGCCAGATCAGCGTGAAGTAATGGGCATCAGCGATAAGACCATCCGGTTGTCGGTGGGGCTGGAAAGCGTGGAACTGCTTCTGGAGGATATCCGTCAGGCATTGATGTAA
- a CDS encoding glycosyltransferase family 4 protein — MEKLKILVNAYACAPDRGSEPGMGWNWCVHLAKHCELFIICEEEHRESIEAALASLPQAENMHFYYNPIPERVREMCRNQGDWRFYAYYKRWQKEALNMALRIVSEHEIDVLHQLNMIGFREPGYLWKIEGIPFVWGPVGGLKQFPPAYLQGSGLKMRSFVRLKNFINTLQIRFDRRVDQAMRRANLLISSIPDSYRAIKRYKQLESVLIPETGCFLTENVPTGRFYNQDFNVMWVGKFDFRKQLPLALKAVAATGNREIILNVYGEGDEIQKIEAKRLTEELGIRDQVVWHGNQPHNVVQQAMREAQLFFFTSVSEDTSTVILEAISNRLPVLCFDACGFGAVIDETVGRKIPLTTPSESVKDFAVQLNQLYDNRKLLEEMSLNCESLQHKLSWDEKARRVVALYRQVVADFFTE; from the coding sequence ATGGAAAAGCTGAAAATACTCGTCAATGCATACGCCTGTGCTCCAGACAGGGGAAGTGAACCCGGAATGGGGTGGAACTGGTGCGTGCATCTGGCCAAACACTGTGAACTCTTTATCATCTGTGAGGAGGAACATCGCGAGAGTATTGAAGCTGCCCTGGCATCATTACCCCAGGCGGAGAACATGCATTTCTATTATAACCCGATACCTGAAAGGGTGAGGGAGATGTGCAGGAATCAGGGTGACTGGAGATTTTATGCCTATTATAAGCGCTGGCAGAAAGAGGCGCTCAATATGGCCCTTCGGATTGTTTCCGAACATGAGATAGATGTTTTGCATCAACTGAACATGATTGGTTTCAGGGAACCGGGCTATTTATGGAAAATTGAAGGCATTCCTTTTGTATGGGGGCCAGTGGGGGGATTGAAACAATTCCCCCCAGCCTACCTGCAGGGATCGGGACTTAAGATGCGCTCTTTTGTCCGGCTGAAGAACTTTATCAATACCTTGCAGATCAGATTTGATCGACGGGTCGACCAGGCAATGAGGCGGGCCAACCTGTTGATCAGTTCCATACCCGACTCATACCGTGCCATAAAGAGGTATAAGCAGCTGGAGTCAGTTCTCATACCGGAGACCGGCTGTTTTCTAACGGAGAATGTTCCAACCGGGAGATTCTACAACCAGGATTTTAACGTGATGTGGGTGGGAAAATTCGACTTCCGCAAACAATTACCGTTGGCATTGAAGGCAGTTGCAGCTACGGGCAACAGAGAGATTATCCTGAATGTTTACGGAGAGGGAGACGAGATCCAGAAGATCGAGGCCAAGCGGCTGACTGAAGAGCTGGGTATCCGGGACCAGGTAGTGTGGCATGGCAACCAACCCCACAATGTTGTACAACAGGCCATGCGTGAGGCACAACTTTTCTTCTTTACAAGCGTGAGCGAGGATACTTCAACCGTCATACTGGAGGCCATCAGCAACCGCTTGCCGGTTCTCTGTTTCGATGCCTGTGGTTTCGGGGCAGTAATTGATGAGACTGTTGGCAGGAAGATTCCGTTGACCACACCTTCTGAATCGGTTAAAGATTTTGCTGTGCAGTTGAATCAGCTTTACGACAACCGGAAGTTGCTGGAGGAGATGTCGTTGAATTGCGAATCGTTGCAACATAAGCTTTCATGGGATGAGAAAGCAAGGAGGGTGGTCGCTCTTTATCGTCAGGTAGTGGCGGATTTTTTTACAGAATAG
- a CDS encoding lipid-binding protein has product MKHIIYCTISMLVAAFLLLSCEKEAEMIELTSDLNGEWEVMAYLEDAPIHDGTFPLIITSSFPVKTDSITIRDTSKSFWNFQIKVAANHENGTFETEKSICEICDFGIGIKVLNGKVIDSDSICMEIQFEDDETPYGNTYLLKGHRKVEVADNN; this is encoded by the coding sequence ATGAAACATATAATATATTGCACCATCTCTATGTTGGTGGCAGCCTTTCTTTTGCTGTCCTGTGAAAAAGAAGCGGAAATGATTGAATTGACCAGTGATTTAAACGGAGAGTGGGAGGTTATGGCCTACCTGGAAGATGCCCCAATTCATGACGGTACTTTCCCGTTGATCATCACTAGCAGTTTTCCGGTGAAGACCGACTCCATAACGATCCGGGATACATCGAAGAGTTTTTGGAATTTTCAGATCAAGGTTGCGGCCAATCACGAGAACGGAACCTTTGAAACTGAAAAATCGATTTGCGAAATCTGTGATTTCGGAATCGGAATCAAGGTTCTAAACGGAAAAGTGATCGATTCCGACAGCATCTGTATGGAAATTCAGTTTGAGGATGATGAAACACCTTATGGCAATACCTACCTGTTGAAGGGTCACAGGAAAGTCGAGGTGGCCGATAATAACTGA
- a CDS encoding right-handed parallel beta-helix repeat-containing protein: MEKKQFIVLSVLFACLTVHLSYGQGARYTGSYAKSPTIQHVGKKNFVIEGLEFSSNDKDMVVLYSCENVVIKNNSFKSSLTKRAIYLDNCKNITIIDNTFDEVHTALVAHNSRGVKFDYNDVRNVGGPMKTEDKDNGFVVLFDKVNGEGNSVSYNVAENIFGSSSPGDIINLNQSNGTAQSPIIVKGNWLRGGGPAASGGGIILGDIGGSYQIAEDNIVINGGQYGVCIAGGHDMVLRNNKIYGEKNYFTNIGLYACNWYEEYFGKSYNITVEGNVVNYRNKEGNLSNWWFAENMEPIKGKETNRYDASLTPSILPDQIFGRARMTVEPQPEPQPQPQPQPQPQPDPQPQPDPQPQPDPQPAPEPEPQPEPDPIPDETVTDPSINIYKDIFNRICANCKGFIGSSAKLSVFSYNGKKLFTTPIIGYHTAIPNSIPSGTYYVRVENGNRKHVKKIVIK; encoded by the coding sequence ATGGAAAAAAAACAATTCATCGTACTAAGTGTGCTCTTTGCGTGCCTCACCGTACACCTATCTTATGGACAAGGTGCCAGGTACACAGGTTCTTACGCAAAGTCTCCCACCATACAACATGTGGGGAAGAAGAACTTTGTAATTGAGGGGCTTGAGTTTTCAAGTAATGACAAGGACATGGTTGTCCTCTACAGTTGTGAAAATGTGGTGATCAAGAACAACAGTTTCAAGTCGTCACTAACTAAGAGGGCTATCTATTTGGATAATTGTAAGAACATTACAATTATTGATAATACTTTTGACGAAGTGCATACCGCACTGGTTGCTCACAATTCCCGGGGTGTTAAATTCGACTACAACGATGTGAGGAATGTCGGTGGTCCGATGAAGACAGAGGACAAGGACAATGGCTTTGTTGTGCTGTTCGACAAGGTGAACGGTGAGGGTAACAGCGTCAGTTACAATGTTGCGGAGAATATCTTCGGATCGAGTTCGCCAGGCGACATCATCAACCTGAACCAGTCGAACGGAACTGCCCAAAGTCCCATTATCGTGAAGGGCAACTGGCTCAGAGGTGGCGGTCCTGCTGCATCGGGTGGAGGAATCATTCTGGGCGATATCGGCGGATCATATCAGATTGCTGAGGACAACATTGTTATTAATGGTGGACAGTACGGAGTATGCATCGCGGGCGGCCACGACATGGTATTGAGAAACAATAAGATATATGGCGAAAAAAACTACTTCACAAATATCGGACTTTATGCTTGCAACTGGTATGAAGAGTATTTTGGCAAGTCGTACAACATCACTGTCGAGGGTAATGTCGTCAATTACAGAAACAAGGAGGGTAACCTGAGCAACTGGTGGTTTGCAGAGAATATGGAACCGATCAAAGGTAAGGAGACCAACCGGTATGATGCATCACTTACCCCGTCGATCCTTCCTGACCAGATATTCGGACGGGCACGGATGACAGTAGAACCTCAGCCGGAACCTCAGCCGCAGCCGCAGCCGCAACCGCAACCGCAACCCGATCCGCAACCTCAGCCCGATCCACAGCCTCAGCCCGATCCACAGCCTGCTCCCGAACCGGAACCACAGCCCGAACCGGATCCAATCCCGGATGAGACAGTGACAGATCCCTCCATAAACATCTATAAGGATATTTTCAACCGCATTTGCGCAAACTGTAAAGGGTTTATCGGTTCCTCCGCAAAACTTTCGGTCTTTTCATATAATGGAAAAAAGTTATTCACTACCCCCATAATTGGTTACCATACCGCGATTCCCAATTCAATTCCATCCGGTACCTATTATGTAAGGGTTGAGAATGGCAACCGGAAACATGTAAAAAAGATTGTGATTAAATAA